One window of Esox lucius isolate fEsoLuc1 chromosome 25, fEsoLuc1.pri, whole genome shotgun sequence genomic DNA carries:
- the dok7 gene encoding protein Dok-7 isoform X4, producing MTDTVVAEGQVKFRDGKKWKSRWVTLRKPSPVADCLSLLVYRDKSDKVKGRGERLRLTLEGICGVESGSGYDGVAHALSILCLGRTVALGFDSREGLSAWDARIRYSLGEVHRFSVGVQPGTKLESGPASLHLCNNLLVLTRDLPPTMIGQWRLSDLRRYGAVPNGFVFEGGTRCGYWAGVFFLSSSEGEQISFLFDCIVRGISPSRPPSDVRPNLPGIDPVATQTSSEERISHEASDLERRLSRLSHCSSQSSTASAYSYSTSVVRDDRSSMSSSSSETSQSDISFGSHLPLWVEPRRPTSSTETLSAPSNGRSSTNPDERLYAAVMNRLSSKQTSRTRGLNDSGRQSSLDSGIGIATTGSQSSYSGSFSSCTGSLDTGSQEGGEEFGSLISLPPPLSSPTQSNPPPPLSVLNPEPRPLSPSTPPSSCPSPFRTSISSSPHELIEECQTPSLLQPRYDTPRTLLQSLAFRDPAAQGGAPKPGRERWVDWGGHRAKSQGQGCPSHATEDFLQRAGTPRQAAGEWSLSRSNERTPPLDSGGRCSPAPPRPAPSLRPLLLPGCPVCGRTQCSHQGIDQNYITHEQWFSARKPDITQANSPSHSGPSTPSPGGGFPFTLHASSVMRSSSLDRHPHHHSDPSVNYVNIPVSPVVKANTGRELLYMELDLLKPGAGPVSTNTTAARGNSLQLRRPRGSTKYACIDIPATETAQRVGAEHAQGRRDRLTELEHRTAAQTLRRGAAQ from the exons ATGACGGACACAGTTGTCGCAGAGGGACAAGTAAAATTCAGAGATGGGAAAAAG TGGAAGAGTCGCTGGGTCACGTTGCGGAAGCCGTCCCCAGTCGCAG actgcctctctctcctggtcTACAGGGACAAGTCTGATAAGGTCAAAGGTCGTGGTGAGCGACTGAGGTTGACCCTGGAGGGTATCTGCGGGGTGGAGTCGGGTTCGGGCTACGACGGGGTCGCCCACGCCCTCTCCATCCTCTGTCTGGGGCGGACCGTGGCCCTGGGTTTCGACAGCAGAGAGGGGCTCTCCGCATGGGACGCCAGGATAAGATACAGCCTAGgggaag TCCACAGATTCAGTGTAGGTGTCCAGCCGGGAACTAAGCTAGAGTCTGGCCCCGCCTCACTCCACCTGTGTAACAATCTATTGGTCCTCACCAGGGACCTCCCCCCGACCATGATTGGCCAGTGGAGGCTGTCAGACCTGAGGCGATACGGTGCCGTGCCCAATGGCTTTGTGTTTGAGGGCGGGACTAGATGTGGCTACT GGGCTGGGGTATTCTTCCTGTCCAGTTCAGAAGGAGAACAGATCAGTTTCCTGTTTGACTGTATCGTTAGAGGCATCTCTCCCAGTCGACCACCGAGTGATGTCAGACCCAACCTACCTG gcataGATCCTGTTGCTACCCAGACCTCCTCAGAGGAGAGGATAAGCCATGAAGCGTCAGACCTGGAGAGAAGACTCAGTAGACTGTCCCACTGTAGTTCACAGAGCAGCACAG CCTCAGCCTACAGTTACAGCACGTCTGTTGTGAGAGACGACCGGAGCAGCATGTCATCGTCCTCTTCTGAGACAAGCCAATCCGATATAAGCTTCGGAAGCCACCTCCCCTTGTGGGTGGAGCCAAGACGTCCCACTTCCTCAACTGAAACCCTATCAGCCCCTTCCAATGGGAGGTCCTCAACCAATCCAGATGAGCGTCTCTACGCCGCAGTCATGAACCGCCTTTCTTCCAAGCAAACTTCCCGCACTCGCGGCCTCAACGACAGCGGGCGCCAAAGCTCATTGGACAGCGGAATCGGAATAGCCACCACCGGCAGCCAATCGTCCTACTCCGGCAGCTTCTCTTCCTGCACAGGGAGTCTGGACACAGGCAGTCAGGAAGGGGGGGAGGAGTTTGGCTCTCTGATTAGTCTGCCACCTCCTCTTTCTTCCCCAACTCAATCaaatcctccacctcctctgtccGTATTGAATCCCGAGCCCAGACCCCTCTCCCCCTCAACTCCCCCTtcctcctgtccctcccccttCAGGACTAGCATTTCCAGCTCCCCCCATGAGCTGATTGAGGAATGCCAGACACCCAGCCTGCTCCAGCCACGCTACGACACCCCCAGGACCCTGCTCCAGAGCCTGGCCTTCAGGGATCCAGCAGCCCAGGGAGGAGCGCCCAAACCGGGGAGGGAAAGGTGGGTCGATTGGGGTGGTCACCGAGCAAAGAGCCAGGGACAGGGCTGTCCTTCCCACGCGACAGAGGACTTTCTCCAGCGGGCAGGGACTCCGAGGCAGGCCGCTGGGGAGTGGTCCCTGTCCCGGAGCAATGAAAGGACACCCCCTCTGGACAGCGGTGGACGATGCAGCCCTGCACCCCCTAGGCCCGCCCCTTCCCTCAGACCCCTGCTGCTTCCTGGCTGCCCAGTGTGTGGAAGAACGCAG TGTAGTCACCAGGGTATTGATCAGAACTACATTACCCATGAGCAATGGTTCTCCGCTAGGAAGCCAGACATTACGCAG GCAAACAGCCCTTCACATTCAGGACCTTCAACACCCTCACCAG GGGGAGGCTTCCCATTCACTCTGCATGCTTCCTCCGTGATGAGGTCATCATCGTTGGACAGGCACCCGCATCACCACAGTGACCCCAGTGTCAACTATGTCAACATCCCGGTTAGCCCTGTGGTTAAAGCTAACACTGGCAGAGAGCTGCTCTACATGGAGCTGGATCTACTGAAGCCCGGTGCAGGCCCAGTTTCCACCAACACCACTGCAGCAAGAGGTAACTCTTTGCAGCTGCGCAGACCCA GGGGCTCCACCAAGTACGCCTGCATAGACATCCCAGCCACTGAGACGGCTCAGAGGGTGGGAGCAGAACACGCCCAGGGGAGACGGGACCGGCTGACAGAGCTGGAGCACCGGACTGCTGCACAGACACTTAGGAGGGGTGCTGCGcaataa